A section of the Zygosaccharomyces rouxii strain CBS732 chromosome B complete sequence genome encodes:
- the NCW2 gene encoding Ncw2p (weakly similar to uniprot|Q05777 Saccharomyces cerevisiae YLR194C), with product MQLSYILALCTFSAIAKTTTLAPSESSSSPEYSWDKPASLQATTDDEGRQVTKTLWWLPPSSSAVSHSETSAYPASSSKGGESTSRSQDGPATILTSSNSQGEYTSTIWWLPSTSSQQDSTSSIARTTIISKKHGEKSTSTISNSPLSSSSSSLSSLLTSANIKSRNLGSDNSTIQVHSNAGGKIVDMSYGIGAIALALMLI from the coding sequence ATGCAATTATCCTACATTCTCGCCCTTTGTACATTTTCTGCTATTGCCAAGACCACAACATTGGCACCTTCGGAATCATCTTCGTCCCCCGAATACAGCTGGGATAAACCTGCATCCTTGCAAGCTACtactgatgatgaaggtcGTCAGGTTACCAAGACTCTATGGTGGCTGCCGCCCAGCTCTTCTGCCGTTTCTCATTCTGAAACATCCGCCTATCCAGCTAGCAGCAGTAAAGGCGGTGAGAGCACAAGTAGATCTCAGGACGGTCCTGCCACAATCCTAACGTCATCAAATTCACAGGGTGAATACACCTCTACTATCTGGTGGTTACCTTCAACCTCATCGCAGCAGGATTCCACTTCGAGTATTGCAAGAACCACCATAATCTCTAAGAAACACGGCGAAAAAAGTACATCTACAATATCAAATTCACCACtatcgtcatcgtcatcatctcTATCTAGTCTTCTGACGTCCGCTAATATAAAGAGCAGAAACCTAGGAAGCGATAACTCTACTATCCAAGTACATTCTAATGCAGGCGGCAAGATAGTGGACATGTCCTACGGTATTGGTGCTATTGCACTAGCACTTATGCTGATCTGA
- the UPS1 gene encoding Ups1p (highly similar to uniprot|Q05776 Saccharomyces cerevisiae YLR193C Hypothetical ORF): MVLWHKNAHVFNNDFNTVSLAFFNRYPNPYASHVLSIDTLSRELDNDGKLHTTRLIKKAGKLPRWVKPFLGRISESWIIEFSIVDPRQSTMRTYTRNLDHTKIIQVEEYTTYEQAKQNVRSTSCASQVKFSSGFNVGIRSKIEDWSRSRFDENIKKSRLGMVFVMQELEKRSSLL; this comes from the coding sequence ATGGTTTTATGGCATAAGAACGCCCACGTCTTTAATAATGATTTCAATACTGTATCATTAGCGTTCTTCAATAGGTACCCTAATCCCTATGCATCACACGTTTTATCAATCGACACTCTTTCTAGGGAATTGGATAATGATGGTAAGCTGCACACGACAAGATTGATTAAAAAAGCAGGCAAACTTCCAAGATGGGTTAAGCCATTTTTAGGTAGAATTTCAGAGTCATGGATCATCGAATTTTCTATAGTTGATCCAAGACAATCGACAATGAGGACTTATACCAGGAATTTAGATCATACCAAGATAATCCAGGTGGAGGAATATACTACTTATGAACAAGCTAAACAAAATGTCAGGAGTACTTCGTGTGCAAGTCAAGTTAAATTCTCGAGTGGATTCAACGTGGGAATCCGCAGCAAGATTGAGGATTGGTCAAGGTcaagatttgatgaaaatattaaaaaaagTAGATTGGGTATGGTTTTCGTAATGCAGGAGTtagaaaaaagaagttcATTGCTTTGA
- the UGA3 gene encoding Uga3p (similar to uniprot|P26370 Saccharomyces cerevisiae YDL170W UGA3 Transcriptional activator necessary for gamma-aminobutyrate (GABA)-dependent induction of GABA genes (such as UGA1 UGA2 UGA4) zinc-finger transcription factor of the Zn(2)-Cys(6) binuclear cluster domain type localized to the nucleus): MGIAGQKVSKIPVRKHSKTGCITCKVRKKRCSEDKPVCSDCARLGFTCMYVPRSFDKNAVQKCKDQVEMELFVHKNKKKFVAEFEGIASGGSSSSSNGSNGSDGSDSQVERPSEDVEERALADEFETEGSSLAVVQTKSPSSPYLSQPLSDPINLHLDPVGMHLYDYYRDHLGKIISIAPLKQNYYLQVFLPMAHRHRGILYGLMAWSAHHLSISQEGSETRDDNYCALANRYTLESLRFLRSEIDTNFLWSLAQLLILCGAEICQGDVSKWKILLKYAADLIEKNVGGEISHLMSSFTSQIDTTTRYWLLANFIYHDVMCSRGTHFPIDQYNKVLSSHTDTSPNAISDVNMHVDPLHGVNRPILLLMGDITNLVRRMKNAGSFGKSHPKFREYMDRAFELQTELFQISPDVRELQLYEESSLMHALCLELFQLMKLSALLHLKTTCLRQSKHTWEIQHFWLELFEKLDLILGTKLEGCLCFPMFICGINATDQEQKRQIESRFSDIAKRYKCYNFQRARTVMRKVWLQDDSDATSPTSSISHTSLSDIGSLDIGENTDWYDIVDAMGWDISFA; this comes from the coding sequence ATGGGGATTGCAGGGcaaaaagtttcaaagaTTCCAGTACGAAAGCATTCCAAGACAGGATGTATAACTTGTAAAGttaggaaaaaaagatgttCAGAGGATAAACCGGTATGCAGCGACTGTGCTCGATTGGGTTTTACGTGCATGTATGTGCCTCGAAGTTTTGACAAAAATGCGGTTCAAAAATGTAAGGATCAAGTGGAGATGGAGCTGTTTGTGCataagaataagaagaagtttGTAGCGGAGTTCGAAGGCATCGCAAGTGGTGGcagcagtagtagtagtaatggTAGTAATGGTAGTGATGGTAGTGACAGCCAGGTGGAAAGACCGTCGGAGgatgttgaagaaagagcACTTGCAGATGAATTCGAAACCGAAGGGTCATCGCTAGCGGTTGTTCAAACGAAATCCCCTTCATCACCGTATCTCTCGCAACCGTTATCTGACCCTATAAATTTACATTTAGATCCGGTGGGGATGCACCTTTACGACTACTATCGAGACCATTTGGGTAAGATAATTTCCATTGCACCATTAAAGcagaattattatttaCAAGTTTTCCTACCCATGGCACATCGACACAGAGGTATTCTTTACGGTCTTATGGCGTGGTCAGCACACCATTTGTCAATTTCGCAAGAAGGGAGTGAAACTAGAGATGACAACTACTGTGCATTGGCAAATAGGTATACCTTGGAATCTCTAAGATTTCTCAGATCTGAAATCGATACGAATTTCCTGTGGTCGTTAGCTCAGCTTCTCATATTGTGTGGTGCTGAGATCTGTCAGGGAGACGTTAgcaaatggaaaattttaCTGAAATATGCAGCGGATCTCATCGAAAAGAATGTCGGTGGAGAAATTTCGCATTTAATGTCTTCCTTCACATCTCAGATTGATACAACTACGCGATATTGGTTATTGGCTAATTTCATCTATCACGATGTTATGTGTTCTAGGGGAACCCATTTCCCCATCGATCAGTATAACAAAGTTCTTAGTAGCCATACTGATACAAGTCCAAATGCCATTTCGGATGTGAATATGCATGTAGATCCACTGCATGGTGTCAATAGACCAATTTTACTACTCATGGGTGATATAACCAACTTGGTGAGGCGTATGAAGAACGCAGGATCCTTCGGTAAATCGCATCCCAAATTTAGAGAATATATGGACAGAGCATTTGAATTACAGACTGAGTTATTCCAGATTTCACCGGACGTGCGAGAATTGCAACTCTATGAAGAATCCTCACTAATGCATGCCTTATGTTTAgaacttttccaattgatgaagttgtCAGCACTTTTACATTTGAAGACTACGTGTCTAAGGCAAAGCAAACATACTTGGGAGATTCAACATTTTTGGTTAgaactttttgaaaaattagattTAATTTTAGGCACCAAATTGGAAGGTTGTCTATGTTTCCCCATGTTCATATGTGGTATAAATGCTACTgatcaagaacaaaaacGTCAAATAGAGTCAAGATTCAGTGATATCGCTAAACGTTATAAATGTTACAACTTCCAAAGGGCAAGAACGGTTATGAGGAAAGTTTGGTTACAAGACGACAGTGACGCTACAAGTCCTACGAGTAGTATATCTCATACGAGCCTCAGCGATATTGGTTCACTAGacattggtgaaaatacGGACTGGTACGATATTGTCGACGCCATGGGTTGGGATATAAGTTTTGcataa
- the GLT1 gene encoding glutamate synthase (NADH) (highly similar to uniprot|Q12680 Saccharomyces cerevisiae YDL171C GLT1 NAD()-dependent glutamate synthase (GOGAT) synthesizes glutamate from glutamine and alpha-ketoglutarate with Gln1p forms the secondary pathway for glutamate biosynthesis from ammonia expression regulated by nitrogen source), with translation MALKSEAYDPLGEAYEGGSPMGGNESRVNKSWAQVIPDKCGLYDPDYEKDACGVGFVANIKGEPSHKIVSDARFLLCNMSHRGAVSSGGNGDGAGILVGIPHDFFAREFKLDLDIDVPPRGQYAVGNVFFKKGEVPALKAAQKVFEDLALEQGLKVLGWRDVPKDSSILGEVALSREPTILQPLIVQSDYQQQQQQQQQHFNEKSFQTKLYILRKLASNEIGIENWFYVCSLSNKTIVYKGQLTPAQVYSYYHDLTNAHFKSHMAMVHSRFSTNTFPSWDRAQPLRWLAHNGEINTLRGNKNWMRAREGVLLSETFKDQLDKLYPIIEEGGSDSGALDNVLELLTINGALSLPEAVMMMVPEAYHKDMDSNLKAWFDWAACLMEPWDGPALLSFTDGRYCGAMLDRNGLRPCRYYVTEDDRVICASEVGVIHLDNSLVVSKGKLKPGDLFLVDTEEGEIVDTKSLKMKFAKRQDFKSWLSKVIKLEDLVKKNQKYIPKQYIPENSDIDVQRNPFLLANGYTFEQISLIITPMALGGKEALGSMGNDAPLACLNEDPVLVYDYFKQLFAQVTNPPIDPIREANVMSLECYVGPQGNLLEMHPSQCERLLLKSPILHWDEFSALENIEKAHPSWSVSKIDITFDKYEGLLGYTATIERITAQASDSIEQGKKILILSDRRVGPERVAISSLIAVGAIHHHLVRRKQRSHVAIILETGEAKEVHHFCVLLGYGCDGIFPYLIMETLVRMNHEGLVRNVDDDNLQVEDHTLLENYKHAIDGGILKVMSKMGISTLASYKGAQIFEALGVDNSVIDLCFAGTASRIKGVTFEYLAQDAFSMHEAAYPTRSVISNSVALPENGDYHWRDGGYKHVNDPQAIASLQDTVKNKNGDAWDMYVKRETEAIRDCTLRGLLELDLENSTAIPLEQVEPWTEIVRRFSTGAMSYGSISMEAHSTLAIAMNRLGGKSNCGEGGEDAERSIVHKNGDTMRSAIKQVASARFGVTSYYLSDADELQIKIAQGAKPGEGGELPAHKVSKEIARTRHSTPYVGLISPPPHHDIYSIEDLKQLIYDLKCSNPRAGVSVKLVSEVGVGIVASGVAKAKADHILVSGHDGGTGAARWTSIKNAGLPWELGLAETHQTLVLNDLRRNVVVQTDGQIRTGFDVAVAVLLGAEQFTLATVPLIAMGCVMLRKCHLNACAVGIATQDPYLRSKFEGQPEHVINFFYYLIQDLRKIMAKLGFRSIDEMVGHSEKLRKRENVNTKAINIDLSPILTPAHVIRPGVATKFCKKQDHKLHTRLDNKLIDEAEVTLDRGLPVTIDAEIINTDRALGSTLSYRISKRFGENGLPQDTVVVNIEGSAGQSFGAFLAPGVTFILDGDANDYVGKGLSGGTLVIRPPAGSKFKSDENVIIGNTCFYGATSGTAFIAGCVGERFAVRNSGATTVVERIRGNNAFEYMTGGRAVILSQLESLNAFSGATGGICYCLTSDYEDFVGKINKGTVELEGLSDPVEIAFVKNLIQEHYNYTKSELAERILGRFNYYLKNFVKVIPSDYKKVLLKEAEEKVKQKQLADAEYLRKFQRSSNSNLDATNGEVDALMSSKRERNAVSFRSAAKEPGVADLEDAVPNHEKSAETVEKLEKVRGFMKYKVRHQSKRPASIRSQDWKEFTNNLNKKDARYQTARCMDCGTPFCQSDTGCPVSNIIPKFNDLVFKNQWRLAWEKLSETNNFPEFTGRVCPAPCEGACTLGIIEDPVGIKSIERLIIDNAFKEGWVQPSPPDSRTGRKVAIIGSGPAGLACADQLNRAGHSVTVFERSDRCGGLLMYGIPNMKLEKSIVQRRVNLLADEGVQFVVNTEIGKDIAVSDLRAQFDSVVYAIGSTIPRDLPIEGRELKNIDFAMTLLKSNTSALLKKDMEAVRQALAGKKVIVIGGGDTGNDCLGTSVRHGAASVLNFELLPQPPQKRSRDNPWPQWPRVMRVDYGHAEVKEHYGRDPREYSILAKEFIGNDENEVKAIKTVRVEWKKSESGVWQMVELPGSEEIFEADVVLLSMGFIGPELIEDPNVIKTRRGTIATVNDASYSVDDDKTFAAGDCRRGQSLIVWAIQEGRKCATAIDQVLMGQTGLPGNGGLVKRNFSLLEELAATV, from the coding sequence ATGGCTCTAAAATCAGAAGCCTATGATCCTTTAGGAGAGGCCTACGAAGGTGGATCTCCAATGGGAGGAAATGAGAGCCGTGTAAACAAATCATGGGCTCAAGTAATTCCTGATAAATGTGGTCTTTACGATCCTGATTATGAAAAAGATGCTTGTGGTGTTGGCTTCGTGGCAAACATCAAGGGTGAACCTTCTCATAAAATCGTTTCTGATGCAAGATTTTTACTTTGCAACATGTCCCACCGTGGTGCCGTTTCTTcaggtggtaatggtgatggtgCCGGTATCTTGGTGGGGATCCCTCACGATTTTTTTGCGAGGGAATTTAAGCTGGATCTTGATATCGATGTTCCTCCTAGAGGACAATACGCAGTCGGTAAcgttttcttcaagaaagGTGAAGTTCCTGCTTTAAAGGCAGCTCAAAAAGTCTTTGAAGATCTGGCACTAGAACAAGGGTTGAAGGTTTTAGGTTGGAGAGATGTCCCCAAGGATTCTTCTATTCTAGGTGAGGTAGCTCTCTCCAGAGAACCTACGATTTTACAACCTTTAATAGTGCAATCCGattatcaacaacaacaacaacaacaacaacaacattttaatgaaaaatcgtTCCAAACTAAACTTTAcattttgagaaaattggcTTCCAATGAAATTGGTATAGAAAACTGGTTTTATGTTTGCTCTTTGAGCAATAAAACCATTGTTTACAAGGGTCAATTGACACCAGCTCAAGTGTACAGCTACTACCACGATTTAACCAATGCTCATTTCAAATCCCATATGGCCATGGTTCACTCCAGATTTTCTACTAATACTTTCCCCTCGTGGGATAGAGCCCAACCACTTCGTTGGCTAGCTCACAACGGTGAGATCAATACTTTGAGAGGTAATAAGAACTGGATGCGTGCTAGAGAGGGTGTTCTCTTATCTGAAACTTTTAAGGATCAATTGGACAAACTATACCCTATTATTGAGGAAGGTGGTTCCGATTCAGGTGCTTTAGACAATGTCTTGGAACTACTAACAATCAATGGTGCTCTTTCCTTACCAGAAGCCGTTATGATGATGGTTCCTGAAGCCTACCACAAGGACATGGATTCCAATTTAAAAGCATGGTTCGATTGGGCAGCATGTTTGATGGAACCTTGGGATGGTCCCGCACTACTGAGTTTTACTGATGGTCGTTACTGTGGTGCCATGTTGGATAGAAATGGTTTGAGACCATGCCGTTATTACGTTACCGAGGATGATAGAGTTATTTGTGCTTCAGAAGTTGGTGTTATTCACCTGGACAATTCCCTAGTGGTATCGAAGGGTAAGTTAAAGCCTGGTGATTTATTCCTCGTTGATACggaagaaggtgaaattgtGGATACTAAATCgttgaagatgaaatttgcCAAAAGGCAGGACTTTAAATCTTGGTTATCCAAGGTTATTAAACTGGAGGATTTGGtcaaaaagaaccaaaaatACATCCCCAAACAATATATTCCTGAAAATTCTGATATTGATGTACAAAGaaatccttttcttttGGCCAATGGCTatacttttgaacaaatttcattgataataACTCCTATGGCTCTCGGCGGCAAAGAAGCTTTGGGGTCTATGGGTAACGATGCACCTTTGGCCTGTTTGAATGAGGATCCCGTCTTAGTCTACGACTATTTTAAGCAATTGTTTGCCCAAGTGACTAACCCACCTATTGATCCCATTCGTGAAGCTAATGTGATGTCCCTTGAATGTTATGTCGGGCCCCAGGGTAACTTACTGGAAATGCACCCAAGTCAATGTGAAAGATTGTTATTGAAGTCCCCCATATTGCACTGGGACGAATTTTCAGCATTGGAAAACATCGAAAAGGCACACCCATCCTGGTCCGTCTCCAAAATCGACATTACTTTTGACAAATATGAAGGTCTTTTAGGTTACACTGCAACCATTGAACGTATTACTGCGCAAGCAAGTGACTCCATTGAGCAAGGTaaaaaaatcttgattCTCTCTGACAGAAGGGTGGGTCCTGAACGTGTGGCAATCTCGTCTTTAATTGCAGTGGGAGCCATCCATCATCATTTGGTCAGACGTAAACAACGTTCTCATGTGGCTATCATTTTGGAAACCGGTGAAGCAAAAGAGGTTCATCACTTCTGTGTCCTTTTAGGTTACGGTTGTGATGGTATTTTCCCCTACTTAATCATGGAAACTTTGGTTAGGATGAACCACGAGGGACTAGTTCGTAATGTGGATGATGACAACTTGCAAGTTGAAGATCATACCCTTTTGGAGAATTACAAACATGCCATTGATGGTGGTATTTTGAAAGTCATGTCAAAGATGGGTATTTCTACCTTGGCATCTTACAAGGGTGctcaaatctttgaagCCCTCGGTGTAGACAACTCCGTCATTGACCTGTGTTTTGCTGGTACTGCATCTAGAATTAAAGGTGTAACttttgaatatttggcTCAGGACGCTTTCTCCATGCACGAAGCAGCATATCCTACCAGATCTGTTATCTCCAATTCCGTGGCCCTACCTGAAAACGGTGACTACCATTGGAGAGATGGCGGTTACAAACACGTCAATGATCCCCAAGCCATTGCCTCTTTGCAAGATACCGtgaaaaacaaaaatggTGATGCCTGGGACATGTACgtgaaaagagaaacaGAAGCCATTAGGGATTGCACATTAAGAGGTCTCTTGGAGttggatttagaaaacTCTACCGCAATTCCCTTGGAACAGGTAGAACCCTGGACCGAAATCGTTAGAAGGTTTTCTACCGGTGCTATGTCGTACGGTTCCATCTCTATGGAAGCCCACTCAACCTTAGCCATCGCGATGAACCGCCTCGGCGGTAAATCCAATTGCGGtgaaggtggtgaagatgcaGAGCGGTCTATCGTGCACAAAAATGGGGATACTATGAGATCGGCAATCAAGCAAGTTGCCTCTGCTAGATTTGGTGTGACTTCTTACTACTTGTCCGATGCAGACGAGCTGCAGATCAAAATTGCTCAAGGTGCTAAGCCAGGTGAAGGTGGTGAATTGCCAGCGCATAAAGTTTCTAAGGAAATTGCCCGTACAAGACATTCCACACCATATGTCGGATTGATTTCCCCACCCCCTCACCACGACATTTATTCgattgaagatttgaagcaGCTAATCTATGACTTGAAGTGTTCAAATCCTAGAGCAGGTGTTTCTGTGAAATTAGTCTCAGAAGTTGGTGTTGGTATTGTTGCATCTGGTGTGGCCAAAGCCAAGGCGGATCATATCTTGGTTTCCGGTCATGATGGTGGTACTGGTGCTGCGAGATGGACTAGTATCAAAAATGCGGGTCTTCCTTGGGAATTGGGGTTAGCAGAGACTCACCAAACATTGGTGCTAAACGATCTGAGACGTAACGTTGTTGTGCAAACTGATGGTCAAATAAGGACAGGCTTCGATGTAGCGGTCGCTGTGTTATTAGGTGCAGAACAATTTACCCTAGCTACTGTGCCATTGATTGCCATGGGCTGCGTTATGTTGAGAAAGTGCCATCTCAATGCCTGTGCAGTTGGGATCGCTACACAAGATCCATACTTGAGAAGCAAATTTGAAGGTCAACCTGAGCATGtcatcaacttcttctacTATTTAATTCAAGATCTGAGAAAGATCATGGCCAAACTTGGATTCCGTAGCATCGATGAGATGGTGGGTCattctgaaaaattaagaaaAAGGGAAAATGTTAACACCAAGGCAATAAACATTGACTTGTCACCCATTTTGACACCCGCACACGTCATTCGCCCGGGTGTAGCCACTAAGTTCTGCAAGAAACAGGATCATAAACTGCACACCCGTTTGGATAACAAACTAATCGATGAGGCTGAAGTAACTTTGGATCGCGGGTTACCCGTGACAATAGATGCCGAAATTATCAACACCGATCGTGCCTTAGGGTCCACTCTATCTTATCGTATTTCTAAGAGATTTGGAGAAAATGGTCTACCTCAGGATACTGTGGTAGTAAACATCGAGGGATCTGCTGGTCAATCTTTCGGTGCATTTTTGGCTCCAGGTGTCACCTTTATTTTGGACGGTGACGCAAATGACTACGTTGGTAAAGGACTTTCCGGTGGTACCTTGGTGATTAGACCGCCCGCAGGATCTAAGTTCAAGAGTGATGAAAATGTCATTATCGGTAACACTTGTTTCTACGGTGCCACCTCCGGTACTGCCTTTATCGCTGGTTGTGTTGGTGAAAGATTTGCCGTACGTAACTCAGGCGCTACCACTGTGGTTGAAAGAATCAGAGGTAACAATGCCTTCGAATACATGACTGGTGGTAGGGCTGTTATTCTCTCGCAATTAGAATCTCTGAATGCCTTCTCTGGTGCCACCGGTGGTATTTGTTATTGTTTGACTTCCGATTATGAAGATTTCGTGGGCAAGATTAACAAGGGTACCGTGGAGTTAGAAGGTCTATCCGATCCTGTAGAGATCGCTTTTGTTaagaatttgatccaaGAACACTACAACTACACTAAATCTGAGCTAGCTGAGAGAATTTTAGGCAGATTCAACTACTACCTGAAGAATTTTGTCAAGGTAATTCCATCAGATTACAAGAAagttcttttgaaagaagcagaagaaaAAGTCAAGCAGAAGCAGTTGGCTGATGCTGAATACTTGagaaaattccaaagatCATCCAACTCCAACTTAGATGCTACCAATGGTGAAGTTGACGCCCTCATGTCCTCTAAGAGAGAAAGAAATGCAGTCTCTTTCAGATCTGCCGCTAAAGAACCAGGTGTAGCAGATTTGGAAGACGCCGTACCAAACCACGAAAAGTCTGCAGAGACCGTAGAGAAGCTAGAAAAAGTCCGTGGCTTCATGAAGTACAAAGTGCGCCATCAATCGAAGAGACCTGCATCTATCAGGTCTCAAGACTGGAAGGAATTTACCAACAATCTGAATAAGAAGGATGCAAGATATCAAACGGCCAGATGTATGGATTGTGGTACACCATTCTGCCAATCTGATACAGGTTGTCCAGTCTCGAACATTATTCCTAAATTCAATGACCtagttttcaaaaaccAATGGAGATTAGCATGggaaaaattatcagaGACTAACAATTTCCCAGAATTCACCGGTAGAGTGTGCCCGGCTCCTTGTGAGGGTGCATGTACCTTAGGTATCATCGAAGATCCAGTTGGAATAAAATCTATTGAAAGATTAATCATCGACAATGCTTTCAAGGAAGGTTGGGTACAACCATCACCACCTGACTCTCGTACTGGACGTAAGGTAGCCATCATTGGTTCTGGTCCTGCAGGTCTAGCATGTGCAGACCAATTAAATAGAGCTGGTCATTCTGTTactgtttttgaaagatccGATCGTTGTGGTGGGCTTCTGATGTACGGTATCCCCAAcatgaaattggaaaaatccattgtACAACGCCGTGTGAATCTTCTAGCTGATGAAGGTGTACAATTTGTCGTGAACACTGAAATTGGCAAGGATATTGCTGTTTCCGACCTCAGGGCTCAATTCGACTCTGTGGTGTACGCTATTGGGTCTACCATCCCTAGAGATTTGCCCATCGAAGGTCGTGAACTTAAGAATATTGATTTCGCTATGACTTTATTGAAGAGCAACACTTCGGCGCTTCTGAAGAAGGATATGGAAGCCGTTCGTCAAGCACTCGCCGGAAAGAAAGTGATTGTGAtcggtggtggtgacaCTGGTAACGATTGTTTGGGTACATCTGTTAGACATGGTGCAGCATCTGTTCTCAACTTTGAATTGTTACCCCAACCTCCCCAGAAGCGCTCTAGAGACAATCCATGGCCTCAATGGCCTCGTGTCATGAGGGTAGACTATGGCCATGCTGAAGTCAAAGAACACTACGGTAGAGATCCTCGTGAATACTCTATTCTTGCCAAGGAGTTCATTGGTAACGACGAGAACGAGGTGAAGGCTATTAAGACCGTTCGTGTGGAATGGAAGAAATCCGAATCTGGAGTTTGGCAAATGGTGGAACTTCCAGGaagtgaagaaatttttgaagctGATGTGGTGCTTTTGTCAATGGGATTCATAGGACCTGAATTGATTGAAGATCCAAACGTAATTAAGACTCGTCGCGGTACTATAGCTACCGTTAACGATGCCTCCTACAGCGTCGATGATGACAAGACATTTGCAGCTGGTGATTGTCGTCGTGGACAGTCACTAATCGTCTGGGCTATTCAAGAGGGTCGTAAGTGCGCAACTGCAATTGACCAAGTTTTGATGGGACAAACTGGTTTGCCGGGCAATGGTGGTCTTGTCAAACGTAATTTTTCCCTTCTAGAAGAATTAGCAGCCACGGTTTAa
- the PAR32 gene encoding Par32p (weakly similar to uniprot|Q6Q543 Saccharomyces cerevisiae YDL173W Hypothetical ORF), translating to MGPRMVSTGRGGSGNIQPAKSNLSPKLVPQGSQTPNILQPVYSTGRGGAGNMRRNVNPRVTRKAQDVEQELEKEDAILVSDEDYISPVQEEDPVSATLSGANSRSHSSGGSKIKLQKSKTRQESNRERPKAIVLGRGGAGNIISPTSSVKDRRKEKNPKDGHKGMWSSIKHFFS from the coding sequence ATGGGTCCTCGGATGGTTTCCACCGGTCGTGGTGGATCGGGTAATATTCAGCCAGCTAAGTCGAATCTATCACCAAAGCTCGTTCCACAAGGTTCTCAGACACCAAACATATTGCAACCAGTTTATAGTACTGGTAGAGGAGGTGCTGGTAATATGAGACGTAACGTTAATCCAAGAGTCACACGTAAGGCACAAGATGTTGAACAGGAACTAGAGAAGGAAGATGCAATTTTAGTCAGCGATGAGGACTACATAAGTCCAgtacaagaagaagatcctGTAAGTGCTACTCTATCAGGAGCTAATAGTAGGTCTCACAGTAGTGGTGGATCAAAAAtcaaattacaaaaatcaAAGACGAGGCAGGAAAGTAATCGTGAAAGGCCGAAGGCGATTGTATTAGGCAGAGGAGGTGCTGGTAACATCATATCTCCAACGTCGAGTGTTAAAGATCGTAGGAAGgaaaagaatccaaaagaTGGACACAAAGGTATGTGGTCCTCCATAAAGCATTTCTTCTCATAG